The sequence TTACTTTCCGTCGCTTACGCTCTTTTACCGGCTTTTAGTTTTAAGTATTCTTTGTAGATTTTGTTAGCAGCTTCTTCTACTTCAGAAGTAAAGAATGCAACTCGGCCTTGTAAGTATTGGTAGAATGTCATTGCAGGAATCGCAACGATAAGACCAGCAGCAGTTGTGATAAGTGCTTCTTTGATACCACCAGCAACCACTTTTGCGTTTACTTGGTCTGCGTTTGCAATCGCATCAAATGCGTTGATCATACCAGAAACGGTTCCAAGGAATCCAACGAGTGGGGCAATGGTGGATACTGCAGAAAGAACTGTGAGTCCTTTTTCAAGAAGTGTCATGACTTCACCAGCTTCTCTTTCGATACCAGATGCAAAAATCTCTGGATCGTTTTGCGAAATTTCCATACCATTTTTTAATACGTCAGTAATTCTTTGTCCTTCATTTGCTTTTAAGAATTCTTCGACACCATTCATACCAGAAGCATCAATCGCATCTTGTAAGTCTTGGTTGTAACCTTTTCTTACGAGTTTTGCTGTGAAGAAAAAATACAATCTTTCTAGAATCACACCAAAGCCAACAATAGAAGAAAGTAGGAGTGGCCACATTGACCATCCACCAGTCACAAACAATTTTACGAGTCCGATTTCGGAATCTTGTTTTGGTGCTTCCGCAGGAGCTTCGGCTACGGGAGCCTGAGTTTCCGCTGGTGCTTCCGTTGTTTGTGTGGATTCAGTCGTTGGTGGAGCAGGTGTTGCTTGTGCTTCGATTTTTCCTGCAAGAGTAAAAATTGTGATAAGTAAGGTCACAAAAGACAAAGCGAATTTCTTCTTTGTCAGGTTACATGAAAAGTTCATGAATGTCTCCATATCTAATTGATATGTTTCAAATCTAGAATATCCTTGTTACATTTAGATTACAGGGGAATGACAAAGAAGGAAATTAGAGGGAGGAGAAGATCTCTTTCAGTTTGGGAATGCCTTCTAAAAACAAAGCAGGACCTGGTTGTAATATAATGCTTGGGTCTAGCTCAAAGATTTTATTGGATTTGATAAAGTTTGTGGATAACCATTCGGGTTTGTTCCGCACCCAGTCCCAGTCCATTGCCTTTCCACACCAAGAACCTATGTAAACATCGGGATTGGCATCCTTCACATCCGTAGCGGTAATGATTCGGTCTTTAGCAAGTTTACGATCTTTTAAGTGGGAAAAACAATCTTCGCCACCCGCTAGTGTGATTGCTTCGCTCACCCATTGGATTCCAGTGATAATGGGTTCATCCCATTCTTGAAAAAAAACTTTTGGTTTGTGGGTTTTGGATTCGTTTTCCTTTTCCCAAGAATGTATCTTACGTTTCCAATCATCGATCAGATTTTTTGCCTTTTCTGATTGGCCCACAAGGTTACCAAGCATTTGCATATTGGATAAAATTTCTGTTATCGATCTTTGGTTGAAGATTAGAACGTTTAACCCTCGTTCAATGAGATCTTTGGCAAGTTGGGATTGGATGTCAGAAAAACCAATGACGAGATCTGGTTCGAGAGCCGTGATTTTTTTTACGTTCCCACTGATAAAGGCAGAGACTTTGGTTTTTTCTTCTTTGGCTCTTGGTGGGCGTTCGGTATAAACAGAGATTCCTACGATTCGTTTTTCTTCTCCCAAGAGATACAACATCTCTGTGGGTTCTTCAGTGAGACAAATGATTCTTTCTGGGCCCATACTTTAAGTTTCCAAAAAACGAGCCAGATCGGATTGGGATCCAAAGAGAACAATCACATCATCTTCTTTGAGGATTGTATTTCCATGTGGGATTCCTAAAATTTTTTCTGATTTAGAATCGGATGCTCGTTTGGTTTCTTTATTGATCGTGGGGCGTTTGATGGTAATGACATTGATATTGTATTTATGACGTAAGTCAGCATCAGCGATGGTATGATTAATATAACGTTTTGGTACAGTGACTTCCACCACACTGTATTCATCAGAAAGTAAAAAACTAGAACGCATTCCGGAAAAAGATAATGTTTCGGCCATACTCCTTGCCGCTTTTTCTTCTGGATTAAACAAATCTTTGATTCCAAGAAGTTCCAAAACTTTCATTTGTAGTTCCGTTTGGTAACGAGCGTAAATATTTTTAACACCACATTTTTTTAAACTATCAGCACAAATAATGGATGTTTCAAAATCGTCGGCAAGTGCAATGACTGCATAATCCACATCAACAATTCCTTGAGAACGTAATGCATGTTCGTCAGTGGCATCCAAGGTAACAGCAATCGTTACATAATCTTTTATGGAATCAATGACCATGGGATCTTTATCAATTGCTATGACTTCATGCCCATCATCAAAAAGATAACGAACAAATAACTTTCCAAAACTTCCAATACCGATGACTGCTATTTTTTTTCTTTGCATACCAAACTTTAACCTACAACCACATATTCTTTTGGATATTCATACGAGATACGATCTACTTTTTTAGAGACTGCCACAAGCAGAGTTAAAATTCCCACTCTTCCAACAAACATAACCGTACAAATGATAATTTTACCGTAATCACTTAAATGTGGAGTGAGGCCACGAGTGAGACCGACTGTTCCAAAGGCAGAAACCACTTCATAACATAAATCGATAAAATTAGCATTTTCGGTGAGTAACAAACAAAAGATGGCAACAAAGATAACAAATAAAGAAAGAACAATCGTGGCGCTGGCTCTTGCAATCGAAGAATTAGCAATCGTTCGGTGGTCAATTTCCATTCTATCTTTCCCACGAATTTCATTGGTTATGTTTAATAAGGAGATGGCAAAGGTTGTGGTTTTGATTCCACCACCTGTAGATACAGGAGAGGCTCCCACCCACATCAAAAAAAATGAAATAAAAGTGATAGGAAATCCCATTTGGCTTAAATCTAAAGTATTAAATCCAGCGGTCCTTGTAGTGACCGAATAAAACAAAGAATGAA comes from Leptospira harrisiae and encodes:
- a CDS encoding cobalamin-binding protein is translated as MGPERIICLTEEPTEMLYLLGEEKRIVGISVYTERPPRAKEEKTKVSAFISGNVKKITALEPDLVIGFSDIQSQLAKDLIERGLNVLIFNQRSITEILSNMQMLGNLVGQSEKAKNLIDDWKRKIHSWEKENESKTHKPKVFFQEWDEPIITGIQWVSEAITLAGGEDCFSHLKDRKLAKDRIITATDVKDANPDVYIGSWCGKAMDWDWVRNKPEWLSTNFIKSNKIFELDPSIILQPGPALFLEGIPKLKEIFSSL
- a CDS encoding potassium channel family protein, with translation MQRKKIAVIGIGSFGKLFVRYLFDDGHEVIAIDKDPMVIDSIKDYVTIAVTLDATDEHALRSQGIVDVDYAVIALADDFETSIICADSLKKCGVKNIYARYQTELQMKVLELLGIKDLFNPEEKAARSMAETLSFSGMRSSFLLSDEYSVVEVTVPKRYINHTIADADLRHKYNINVITIKRPTINKETKRASDSKSEKILGIPHGNTILKEDDVIVLFGSQSDLARFLET
- a CDS encoding MotA/TolQ/ExbB proton channel family protein, which produces MNFSCNLTKKKFALSFVTLLITIFTLAGKIEAQATPAPPTTESTQTTEAPAETQAPVAEAPAEAPKQDSEIGLVKLFVTGGWSMWPLLLSSIVGFGVILERLYFFFTAKLVRKGYNQDLQDAIDASGMNGVEEFLKANEGQRITDVLKNGMEISQNDPEIFASGIEREAGEVMTLLEKGLTVLSAVSTIAPLVGFLGTVSGMINAFDAIANADQVNAKVVAGGIKEALITTAAGLIVAIPAMTFYQYLQGRVAFFTSEVEEAANKIYKEYLKLKAGKRA